The genomic window AACCAGGGCAACACCCCACAGGAGCATCATGGCGGGCATCGGACCACCTCCAGGCGAATTCGCTGCTTTGAATTCAGTATGCGGCAGTGACTGCGTGGGCGCGAGGGGTTTCCTTGTCGGGCCCGGGGCGTAGCCTAGGCACCATGAGACTGAAAATGTGCAGCATCCACGTCAAGGACCCCGCCGCCGCCCACGTTTTCTACACGGAGACGCTCGGCTTCGAGACCCTGATGGCCATGCCCGAGTACAACCTGTACATCATCAAGGATCCAGGCGCGGAAGACAGCAGTTCGCCAGGGCTTTTGCTGGAACCCAGTGACAACCCCATCGCCTCGAACTACATGAACGCCCTGCACGAGTCCGGCCTGGCCGCCATCACCTTCGGCGTGCCGGATGTCAGGGCTGAGTACGAGCGTCTGCTTGCCGCCGGAGTGACGTTCCAAGGCGAACCCTCCGAGGACCCTTTCGGCGTCAGCGCAGTTTTCGACGACGGTTGCGGGAACTTCATCCAGCTCCACCAGGACTGAGCTTAAACAACTGTGGCCGGGACGCAGGTCCCGGCCACAGTTCGTGAAAGCTACGCGTGGTCGCGCTTGGAGGTCTTCGGAGCATCGCGCTTTGCGGCAGCGTTGTCGCGGGCTTCCTTCGTTGCGGCCTTCTTGGCGGCCTCGTCCTTGACACGCTGCGCCTCGGACCGGACAGCGGCGTGTGTGGCGCGCTCGGTGACCAGCCACTGCGGCGGAGTCTGCAGCAGCTCGGTGATCTCCGCCGTCGTCAGCGCATCCTCGACGCCGCCGCGTGCGAGGCCGCTGATGGAGACGTTCAGCTTCTGCGCGACCACCGGGCGCGGGTGCGGGCCATTGCGGCGCAGTTCGGCGAGCCACTCCGGCGGGTTGGCCTGGAGTTCAGCGAATTCTTCGCGGGAGATGGACGAATCCTGGAACTCCTGGGGTGTTGCGGGCAGGTAGATGCCGAGTTTCTTGGCAACGGTTGCCGGCTTCATGGACTGGGAGTTCGAGGACGTCATGCTTCAAGGGTATCTGGCCGGTACTGTGAGTGTGTGCCAGACGCTGAAGATTCCGCCGAAACAACCGA from Arthrobacter sp. StoSoilB20 includes these protein-coding regions:
- a CDS encoding VOC family protein; amino-acid sequence: MRLKMCSIHVKDPAAAHVFYTETLGFETLMAMPEYNLYIIKDPGAEDSSSPGLLLEPSDNPIASNYMNALHESGLAAITFGVPDVRAEYERLLAAGVTFQGEPSEDPFGVSAVFDDGCGNFIQLHQD
- a CDS encoding DUF5997 family protein; this translates as MTSSNSQSMKPATVAKKLGIYLPATPQEFQDSSISREEFAELQANPPEWLAELRRNGPHPRPVVAQKLNVSISGLARGGVEDALTTAEITELLQTPPQWLVTERATHAAVRSEAQRVKDEAAKKAATKEARDNAAAKRDAPKTSKRDHA